A single region of the Micropterus dolomieu isolate WLL.071019.BEF.003 ecotype Adirondacks linkage group LG18, ASM2129224v1, whole genome shotgun sequence genome encodes:
- the atp6ap1la gene encoding ATPase H+ transporting accessory protein 1 like a — protein sequence MASRWKHCCILILSLLLLRLQSSACLDEQPADSAAVSPVYDKGIAQSDGGVWIEDRLVPADDRLQLPIQSPDVSRRKLLQTPGAALPFPPLKVLSNGEPCFLFQARKLSVRYEKEKQLDLTERAFSPHIPVDTSQSICRQDKATLVMRFGDVENLRGLSIRLQLSNTFYESSGQWWFSVDNVSLLYNTSEEAVFNASDVYAPSSSSYHCLHVSSLKRYSALLLPSTDHAHRWSITFTNFQIQAFNITSGKFSPATDCATFLTPAILMGLITSLILLLVLAYALHMVIHLKHIEHDDEHKDDVYFPQNTEQCCVENFAEKNIL from the exons ATGGCTTCACGATGGAAACACTGCTGCAtcctcatcctctctctccttctcctccgtCTACAATCGTCTGCCTGCCTCGACGAACAACCTGCTGACAG TGCTGCTGTCTCTCCAGTCTATG ATAAAGGGATAGCACAGAGCGATGGAGGGGTGTGGATAGAAGACCGTTTGGTACCTGCAGACGACCGATTGCAG CTTCCTATCCAGTCTCCAGATGTATCACGGAGGAAGTTACTTCAGACGCCAGGAGCTGCACTTCCGTTCCCTCCCCTCAAG GTGTTGTCCAATGGGGAGCCCTGCTTCCTGTTCCAGGCCAGGAAGCTGTCTGTCCGCTATGAGAAGGAGAAGCAGCTGGACCTGACGGAGAGAGCCTTTTCTCCTCATATACCTGTCGACACCAGCCAGTCCATCTGCCGACAGGACAAGGCCAC gtTGGTCATGAGGTTTGGGGATGTGGAAAATTTGAGAGGCCTGTCCATCAG GCTGCAGCTGTCCAACACTTTCTACGAGTCTTCGGGTCAGTGGTGGTTCTCGGTGGACAACGTCTCTCTGCTGTACAACACCTCTGAGGAGGCTGTGTTCAACGCCAGCGATGTGTAcgctccatcctcctcctcctaccacTGCCTCCATGTAAGTAGCCTGAAGCGCTACAGCGCCCTGCTGCTGCCCAGCACCGACCACGCCCACCGCTGGTCCATCACCTTCACCAACTTCCAG ATTCAGGCGTTCAACATCACCTCTGGTAAATTTTCTCCTGCGACTGACTGCGCCACCTTTCTGACACCGGCCATCCTGATGGGCCTCATCACTTCCCTCATCCTGCTGCTGGTCCTGGCCTACGCCCTGCACATGGTCATCCACCTGAAACATATCGAGCATGACGACGAACACAAGGACGACGTCTACTTCCCCCAAAACACTGAACAATGCTGTGTGGAAAACTTTGCTGAGAAAAATATTCTGTAG